A part of Neovison vison isolate M4711 chromosome 8, ASM_NN_V1, whole genome shotgun sequence genomic DNA contains:
- the CST8 gene encoding cystatin-8, producing the protein MGEQGSLLVSWDGGPMTRSWGTCLLLLTILVALVSSTDPGKNKVKVLRELKLINASNANVKQCLWFAMQEYNKESEDKYLFQVVKTVQVQLQVTDRLEYFIDVVIGRSNCRKFSNSTENCSIQENSELEKKVMCSFLVGALPWNGEFMVMKKQCADA; encoded by the exons ATGGGAGAACAAGGAAGCTTGCttgtgtcctgggatggagggcccATGACTAGATCCTGGGGGACTTGCTTGCTCCTGCTTACCATTTTGGTGGCCCTGGTGTCCAGCACAGACCCAGGCAAAAATAAGGTCAAGGTGTTGAGAGAATTAAAACTGATCAATGCCTCAAATGCCAACGTGAAGCAGTGTCTCTGGTTTGCCATGCAAGAATACAACAAAGAAAGTGAGGATAAGTACCTCTTCCAAGTGGTCAAGACAGTACAAGTCCAGCTGCAG GTTACGGATCGTTTGGAATACTTTATTGATGTTGTAATTGGCCGCAGCAATTGTAGAAAGTTTTCAAACAGTACTGAAAACTGTTCCATTCAAGAGAACTCTGAACTGGAAAAG AAAGTAATGTGCAGTTTTTTGGTTGGAGCACTCCCCTGGAATGGTGAATTCATGGTGATGAAGAAGCAGTGTGCAGATGCTTAG